In the Malus domestica chromosome 16, GDT2T_hap1 genome, one interval contains:
- the LOC114823168 gene encoding uncharacterized protein isoform X3, with protein MSSGSSSSPSGFQFPNSNAPFGDTTYTKVFVGGLAWETHSDAMGRYFDQFGQILEAVVITDKNTGRSKGYGFVTFRESEAAARACADPTPIIDGRRANCNLASLRRPRPPMPYGRPRPASPYIGDMQATRGAYTGGYGYQQPLSYNYQQGLVYPPYGYATYGPEYAYSQGVYSPYAGQQYLQIYGLPGMATTSPYPYEQLGQTIPGDQGYPTVHGYAMPAQQIIQFGAPSVNEVTTSMVPPVQAAYHTGMAASVAARPHFILSAHSPQYMQGSGSEQRAG; from the exons ATG AGTTCTGGGTCGAGTTCCAGTCCGTCTGGATTCCAATTCCCCAATTCCAATGCCCCTTTTGGTGACACCACCTACACCAAGGTCTTTGTTGGGGGCCTCGCCTGGGAGACGCACAGCGATGCCATGGGCCGCTATTTCGACCAGTTCGGCCAGATTCTCGAGGCCGTCGTTATTACTGATAAGAACACCGGCCGATCCAAAGGCTATGGCTTT GTGACTTTCCGCGAATCAGAGGCTGCTGCTCGGGCCTGTGCTGATCCAACTCCGATTATCGATGGCAGGCGCGCCAATTGTAATTTGGCTTCACTCCGGCGGCCCAGGCCACCTATGCCTTATG GACGTCCAAGACCAGCTTCTCCATACATTGGAGACATGCAAGCTACCCGTGGGGCTTACACCGGAGGATATGGCTACCAGCAGCCTCTTTCTTACAACTATCAACAAGGATTAGTTTATCCTCCCTATGG GTATGCAACATATGGACCTGAGTACGCTTATTCACAG GGTGTTTACAGCCCCTATGCGGGTCAGCAATATCTTCAAATATATGGACTTCCAGGGATGGCTACtacttctccttatccttatgAACAACTGGGTCAAACCATTCCTGGTGATCAGGGTTATCCAACAGTTCATGGATATGCAATGCCTGCTCAGCAGATAATCCAGTTTGGTGCACCCAGTGTTAATGAAGTAACAACTTCCATGGTCCCTCCAGTTCAAGCAGCATATCATACGG GCATGGCAGCGAGTGTTGCGGCACGACCACATTTTATATTATCTGCTCATTCTCCCCAATATATGCAGGGTAGTGGTTCTGAGCAAAGAGCTGGGTGA
- the LOC114823168 gene encoding uncharacterized protein isoform X2, with protein MVYAFPPHLKLGFFFLFTIFLLITTTISAFNLINCDSLMAYQSSGSSSSPSGFQFPNSNAPFGDTTYTKVFVGGLAWETHSDAMGRYFDQFGQILEAVVITDKNTGRSKGYGFVTFRESEAAARACADPTPIIDGRRANCNLASLRRPRPPMPYGRPRPASPYIGDMQATRGAYTGGYGYQQPLSYNYQQGLVYPPYGYATYGPEYAYSQGVYSPYAGQQYLQIYGLPGMATTSPYPYEQLGQTIPGDQGYPTVHGYAMPAQQIIQFGAPSVNEVTTSMVPPVQAAYHTG; from the exons ATGGTATATGCATTTCCACCACATCTCAAGCtagggtttttctttcttttcactaTCTTTCTACTTATTACTACTACCATTtctgcattcaatttaattaattgtGACTCATTGATGGCCTATCAGAGTTCTGGGTCGAGTTCCAGTCCGTCTGGATTCCAATTCCCCAATTCCAATGCCCCTTTTGGTGACACCACCTACACCAAGGTCTTTGTTGGGGGCCTCGCCTGGGAGACGCACAGCGATGCCATGGGCCGCTATTTCGACCAGTTCGGCCAGATTCTCGAGGCCGTCGTTATTACTGATAAGAACACCGGCCGATCCAAAGGCTATGGCTTT GTGACTTTCCGCGAATCAGAGGCTGCTGCTCGGGCCTGTGCTGATCCAACTCCGATTATCGATGGCAGGCGCGCCAATTGTAATTTGGCTTCACTCCGGCGGCCCAGGCCACCTATGCCTTATG GACGTCCAAGACCAGCTTCTCCATACATTGGAGACATGCAAGCTACCCGTGGGGCTTACACCGGAGGATATGGCTACCAGCAGCCTCTTTCTTACAACTATCAACAAGGATTAGTTTATCCTCCCTATGG GTATGCAACATATGGACCTGAGTACGCTTATTCACAG GGTGTTTACAGCCCCTATGCGGGTCAGCAATATCTTCAAATATATGGACTTCCAGGGATGGCTACtacttctccttatccttatgAACAACTGGGTCAAACCATTCCTGGTGATCAGGGTTATCCAACAGTTCATGGATATGCAATGCCTGCTCAGCAGATAATCCAGTTTGGTGCACCCAGTGTTAATGAAGTAACAACTTCCATGGTCCCTCCAGTTCAAGCAGCATATCATACGG GGTAG
- the LOC114823168 gene encoding uncharacterized protein isoform X1 gives MVYAFPPHLKLGFFFLFTIFLLITTTISAFNLINCDSLMAYQSSGSSSSPSGFQFPNSNAPFGDTTYTKVFVGGLAWETHSDAMGRYFDQFGQILEAVVITDKNTGRSKGYGFVTFRESEAAARACADPTPIIDGRRANCNLASLRRPRPPMPYGRPRPASPYIGDMQATRGAYTGGYGYQQPLSYNYQQGLVYPPYGYATYGPEYAYSQGVYSPYAGQQYLQIYGLPGMATTSPYPYEQLGQTIPGDQGYPTVHGYAMPAQQIIQFGAPSVNEVTTSMVPPVQAAYHTGMAASVAARPHFILSAHSPQYMQGSGSEQRAG, from the exons ATGGTATATGCATTTCCACCACATCTCAAGCtagggtttttctttcttttcactaTCTTTCTACTTATTACTACTACCATTtctgcattcaatttaattaattgtGACTCATTGATGGCCTATCAGAGTTCTGGGTCGAGTTCCAGTCCGTCTGGATTCCAATTCCCCAATTCCAATGCCCCTTTTGGTGACACCACCTACACCAAGGTCTTTGTTGGGGGCCTCGCCTGGGAGACGCACAGCGATGCCATGGGCCGCTATTTCGACCAGTTCGGCCAGATTCTCGAGGCCGTCGTTATTACTGATAAGAACACCGGCCGATCCAAAGGCTATGGCTTT GTGACTTTCCGCGAATCAGAGGCTGCTGCTCGGGCCTGTGCTGATCCAACTCCGATTATCGATGGCAGGCGCGCCAATTGTAATTTGGCTTCACTCCGGCGGCCCAGGCCACCTATGCCTTATG GACGTCCAAGACCAGCTTCTCCATACATTGGAGACATGCAAGCTACCCGTGGGGCTTACACCGGAGGATATGGCTACCAGCAGCCTCTTTCTTACAACTATCAACAAGGATTAGTTTATCCTCCCTATGG GTATGCAACATATGGACCTGAGTACGCTTATTCACAG GGTGTTTACAGCCCCTATGCGGGTCAGCAATATCTTCAAATATATGGACTTCCAGGGATGGCTACtacttctccttatccttatgAACAACTGGGTCAAACCATTCCTGGTGATCAGGGTTATCCAACAGTTCATGGATATGCAATGCCTGCTCAGCAGATAATCCAGTTTGGTGCACCCAGTGTTAATGAAGTAACAACTTCCATGGTCCCTCCAGTTCAAGCAGCATATCATACGG GCATGGCAGCGAGTGTTGCGGCACGACCACATTTTATATTATCTGCTCATTCTCCCCAATATATGCAGGGTAGTGGTTCTGAGCAAAGAGCTGGGTGA